A genomic segment from Acidimicrobiales bacterium encodes:
- a CDS encoding SdrD B-like domain-containing protein, producing MKAKIANLCLVLVVVLGFSLYVTGLSRSTGPGQDVVEVAADGGGRPEDEGVTFYAEEGDGETVDTTSAGEPQAGEPRAGEPRADATPTRTPTPVNIGNFVWDDLDGDGRQDSGELGLAGVTVQLWNAAKTQLIDQAVTNGSGNYTVVAPAPGDYRLRVLLPAAGDQFSPKDQAGGDNQLDSDINPTGGDTGFTDVFTIASNVISTTVHDAGIRRFVTPTPTRTPTPINVGNFVWDDVDGDGRQDGGEPGLAGVTVQLWNAAKTQLIDQAVTNGSGNYTVVAPVSGDYRVRVLLPAAGDQFSPKDQAGGDNLLDSDVNPTGTSTGFTDIFNLAPNVISITSIDAGIRRFVTPTPTRTPTPINIGNFVWHDLDDDGRQDGGEPGLAGVTVQLWNAAKTQLIDQAVTNGSGNYTVVAPVPGDYRVRVLLSGGTNDFSPKDQAGGDNQLDSDINPTGSDTGFTDVFTIAPNVISTTVHDAGITGAVDPTPTPTPTVTPTPTVTPTVTPTVTPTVTPDPSGTPTPDPTATATATASPSPSVDADGITRPPGSERTTSPRAGGGGALPRTGATLMGQVLLAGIVVASVGLGLTLLARRRSPG from the coding sequence ATGAAAGCCAAGATCGCCAACCTGTGCCTGGTCCTGGTGGTCGTCCTGGGCTTCTCGCTCTACGTCACCGGGCTGAGCCGCTCGACCGGGCCCGGCCAGGACGTGGTCGAGGTGGCGGCCGACGGCGGGGGCCGCCCGGAGGACGAGGGCGTCACGTTCTACGCCGAGGAGGGCGACGGGGAGACCGTCGACACCACCAGCGCCGGGGAGCCCCAGGCCGGGGAGCCCCGCGCCGGGGAGCCCCGGGCCGACGCCACGCCGACGCGCACCCCGACGCCGGTCAACATCGGGAACTTCGTGTGGGACGACCTGGACGGTGACGGTCGCCAGGACAGCGGTGAGCTGGGGTTGGCGGGGGTGACGGTGCAGCTCTGGAACGCGGCCAAGACGCAGTTGATCGACCAGGCGGTGACGAACGGGAGCGGGAACTACACGGTGGTGGCGCCGGCGCCGGGCGACTACCGGCTCCGGGTGCTGCTGCCGGCCGCCGGCGACCAGTTCTCGCCCAAGGACCAGGCCGGGGGCGACAACCAGCTCGACTCCGACATCAACCCGACGGGGGGCGACACGGGGTTCACCGACGTGTTCACCATCGCCTCCAACGTCATCTCCACCACGGTGCACGACGCCGGCATCCGTCGCTTCGTCACGCCCACGCCGACCCGGACGCCCACGCCGATCAACGTCGGGAACTTCGTCTGGGACGACGTCGACGGTGACGGTCGCCAGGACGGCGGCGAGCCGGGGTTGGCGGGGGTGACGGTGCAGCTCTGGAACGCGGCCAAGACGCAGTTGATCGACCAGGCGGTGACGAACGGGAGCGGGAACTACACGGTGGTGGCGCCAGTGTCGGGTGACTACCGGGTGCGGGTGCTGCTGCCGGCCGCCGGGGACCAGTTCTCGCCCAAGGACCAGGCCGGGGGCGACAACCTGCTGGACTCCGACGTGAACCCGACCGGGACCAGCACCGGGTTCACCGACATCTTCAACCTGGCCCCCAACGTCATCTCCATCACCTCGATCGACGCCGGGATCCGTCGCTTCGTCACGCCCACGCCGACGCGGACCCCGACGCCCATCAACATCGGCAACTTCGTCTGGCACGACCTCGACGACGACGGCCGCCAGGACGGCGGCGAGCCGGGCCTGGCGGGGGTGACGGTGCAGCTCTGGAACGCGGCCAAGACGCAGTTGATCGACCAGGCGGTGACGAACGGGAGCGGGAACTACACGGTGGTGGCGCCGGTGCCGGGTGACTACCGGGTGCGGGTGCTGTTGTCGGGGGGGACCAACGACTTCTCGCCCAAGGACCAGGCCGGGGGCGACAACCAGCTCGACTCCGACATCAACCCCACGGGGTCCGACACGGGGTTCACCGACGTGTTCACCATCGCCCCCAACGTCATCTCCACCACGGTGCACGACGCCGGGATCACCGGTGCCGTCGACCCCACCCCGACGCCGACGCCCACGGTGACGCCCACGCCCACCGTGACCCCGACCGTGACCCCGACCGTGACCCCGACGGTCACGCCCGACCCGTCCGGCACCCCGACCCCCGATCCGACCGCCACGGCGACGGCGACGGCCTCCCCTTCCCCCTCGGTGGACGCCGACGGCATCACGCGGCCACCGGGCTCGGAGCGGACCACGTCGCCCCGCGCCGGAGGTGGCGGCGCTCTGCCCCGGACGGGGGCGACCCTGATGGGACAGGTGCTCCTGGCCGGCATCGTCGTCGCCTCGGTGGGGCTCGGGCTCACGCTGCTGGCCCGCCGGCGCTCGCCGGGCTGA
- a CDS encoding glycosyltransferase — MPPDLIVFSHLRWTGVWQRPQHLISRLAAGRRTWFVEEPEPGTGSEPRLRTERHGPVTRVWMELPELEASRTWDRALAEAHAEPLCRLVGPGDDRWVWLQTPMAFDMVAPLEPRRLVYDVMDDLAAFAGAPEGLVLHQRRTLHEADIVFTGGRSLHRSVVAHRPTGTHLFPSGVDPAHYEPARRHRRRRHRQPEGRPVAGYVGVIDERVDLDLVAGLADHLPGWDVQMVGPVAKIDPMSLPPRPNVAYPGQQPYSALPEVMGGFDVALMPFARNEATASISPTKTLEYLAAGLPVVSTRVPDVVADHSSVVCLQDDAEGFAAACRRVRGDDLTDRDRKLAPLLARQDWDRIAERMRGLIERLDAPAVPAGEVTA, encoded by the coding sequence ATGCCCCCCGACCTGATCGTGTTCTCCCACCTGCGCTGGACCGGGGTCTGGCAACGCCCGCAGCACCTGATCTCGCGGCTGGCCGCCGGTCGCCGCACGTGGTTCGTGGAGGAGCCGGAACCGGGCACCGGGTCGGAGCCGAGGCTCCGGACCGAGCGCCACGGGCCCGTGACCCGGGTGTGGATGGAGCTGCCGGAGCTGGAGGCCAGCCGCACGTGGGACCGCGCCCTGGCCGAGGCCCACGCCGAGCCCCTGTGCCGGTTGGTGGGTCCGGGTGACGACCGCTGGGTCTGGCTGCAGACGCCGATGGCCTTCGACATGGTCGCCCCCCTCGAGCCCCGGCGCCTGGTCTACGACGTGATGGACGACCTGGCCGCCTTCGCCGGCGCCCCAGAGGGGCTGGTGCTGCACCAGCGCCGGACCCTGCACGAGGCCGACATCGTCTTCACCGGCGGGCGCTCCCTGCACCGCTCGGTGGTGGCCCACCGCCCGACCGGGACGCACCTCTTCCCCAGCGGGGTCGACCCGGCGCACTACGAGCCGGCCCGCCGCCACCGGCGGCGACGCCACCGGCAGCCGGAGGGCCGCCCGGTGGCCGGCTACGTCGGGGTGATCGACGAGCGGGTCGATCTCGACCTGGTGGCCGGGTTGGCCGACCACCTGCCCGGCTGGGACGTGCAGATGGTCGGCCCGGTGGCCAAGATCGACCCGATGTCCCTGCCCCCGCGCCCCAACGTCGCCTACCCGGGCCAGCAGCCGTACTCGGCGCTGCCCGAGGTGATGGGCGGCTTCGACGTGGCCCTCATGCCCTTCGCCCGCAACGAGGCCACCGCCTCCATCAGCCCCACCAAGACCCTGGAGTACCTGGCCGCCGGCCTGCCGGTGGTCTCCACCAGGGTCCCCGACGTGGTGGCCGACCACTCCAGCGTGGTGTGCCTGCAGGACGACGCCGAGGGCTTCGCCGCCGCCTGCCGCCGGGTGCGGGGCGACGACCTCACCGACCGGGACCGGAAGCTGGCGCCGCTCCTGGCCCGGCAGGACTGGGACCGCATCGCGGAGCGCATGCGGGGGCTGATCGAACGCCTCGACGCGCCAGCCGTCCCGGCCGGGGAGGTGACGGCGTGA
- a CDS encoding sigma-70 family RNA polymerase sigma factor encodes MSSPASFDGHPGSLTPAELERALDAHRRELTGYCYRMLGAGSEAEDAVQETMVRAWRAIDGFEGRSSLRSWMYRIANNVCVDMIRSPQRRARPMEMGPATRTADVVLGDQREEHAFVQPVADERVIDLGGDPAEVAAARESIRLAFVSALQHLPARQRSALILCEVLKWPAADVAELLDTSVASVNSALQRARSTLAEVRDRPLDPVTDPGQQALLARYVQAFESYDMTALVALLRDDVVLSMPPWDLWLQGPDDLVAWFVGEGIVCKDGRLLPVSVNGTAGFGNYHHLGDGVWEPWAIQVIEVADGRIGGHHNFLYPELFSRFGLPERIEA; translated from the coding sequence ATGTCGTCCCCCGCCTCCTTCGACGGCCACCCCGGATCGCTCACCCCGGCTGAGCTGGAGCGGGCCCTGGACGCCCACCGGCGCGAGCTCACCGGCTACTGCTACCGGATGCTGGGCGCCGGCTCCGAGGCCGAGGACGCCGTGCAGGAGACCATGGTCCGGGCCTGGCGGGCCATCGACGGCTTCGAGGGCCGCTCGTCGCTGCGGTCGTGGATGTACCGCATCGCCAACAACGTCTGCGTGGACATGATCCGCAGTCCGCAGCGCCGGGCCCGGCCCATGGAGATGGGCCCCGCCACCCGCACCGCGGACGTGGTGCTGGGCGACCAGCGCGAGGAGCACGCCTTCGTGCAGCCCGTCGCCGACGAGCGGGTCATCGACCTGGGCGGCGACCCGGCCGAGGTGGCCGCGGCCCGCGAGTCGATCCGCCTGGCCTTCGTCTCGGCCCTCCAGCACCTCCCGGCCCGCCAGCGCTCGGCCCTGATCCTCTGCGAGGTCCTGAAGTGGCCGGCGGCGGACGTGGCCGAGCTGCTCGACACCAGCGTGGCCTCGGTGAACAGCGCCCTCCAGCGGGCCCGGTCCACCCTGGCCGAGGTGCGGGACCGGCCCCTCGACCCGGTGACCGATCCGGGCCAACAGGCCCTGCTGGCCCGCTACGTCCAGGCCTTCGAGAGCTACGACATGACCGCCCTGGTGGCGCTGCTGCGCGACGACGTGGTGTTGTCCATGCCCCCGTGGGACCTCTGGCTCCAGGGGCCCGACGACCTGGTGGCCTGGTTCGTGGGCGAGGGCATCGTGTGCAAGGACGGCCGGCTGCTGCCCGTCTCGGTCAACGGCACCGCCGGCTTCGGCAACTACCACCACCTGGGCGACGGGGTCTGGGAGCCTTGGGCCATCCAGGTGATCGAGGTGGCCGACGGGCGCATCGGCGGCCACCACAACTTCCTCTACCCCGAGCTGTTCTCACGCTTCGGCCTCCCGGAGCGCATCGAGGCCTGA
- a CDS encoding FAD-dependent oxidoreductase, producing MTREPRIVIVGAGPTGLGAGWRLEELGYDDWVVLEASDHVGGLATSFTDDAGFTYDIGGHVMFSHYDYYDRLVEKLMGGEFTELQREAWVWMEDRFIPYPFQNNIGGLDPETVFACVDGLIEAQRGSHEVTNFRQWVDATFGRGIAEHFMLPYNFKVWATPAELMNHVWIGERVSVVDVSSVLRNVILGEPQVSWGPNNTFRYPMRGGTGFLYEGMRRQIEDHLELETPVASVDPVAKEVRTADGRVWPYDVLLSTMPLNRLVESTESVPDPVREAVGGLHWSGSHIVGVGLDRPAGSTKNWIYFPEPDVPFYRVTYLSNYSPYMTASPDQTLLLTETSRSPHKPEDAATIVERVVDGLVATGLMDDEDRGRIVTTWLCSPDMSYPVPSVTRDASLGVIQPWLRSQDIWSRGRFGGWLYEIGNMDHSAMQGVEWVDHVLHGEPEATWIPRGEGDAGEGIR from the coding sequence GTGACCCGCGAGCCCCGCATCGTGATCGTCGGCGCCGGCCCCACCGGCCTGGGCGCCGGCTGGCGGCTGGAGGAGCTGGGCTACGACGACTGGGTGGTCCTGGAGGCCTCCGACCACGTCGGTGGGCTGGCCACGTCGTTCACCGACGACGCCGGCTTCACCTACGACATCGGTGGCCACGTGATGTTCAGCCACTACGACTACTACGACCGGCTGGTCGAGAAGCTCATGGGCGGCGAGTTCACCGAGCTCCAGCGCGAGGCGTGGGTGTGGATGGAGGACCGCTTCATCCCCTACCCGTTCCAGAACAACATCGGTGGCCTGGACCCGGAGACGGTCTTCGCCTGCGTCGACGGGCTGATCGAGGCCCAGCGCGGCTCGCACGAGGTGACCAACTTCCGCCAGTGGGTCGACGCCACCTTCGGCCGCGGCATCGCCGAGCACTTCATGCTGCCCTACAACTTCAAGGTCTGGGCCACCCCGGCGGAGCTGATGAACCACGTCTGGATCGGCGAGCGGGTCTCGGTGGTCGACGTGAGCAGCGTGCTGCGCAACGTCATCCTGGGGGAGCCACAGGTGTCCTGGGGACCCAACAACACGTTCCGCTACCCCATGCGGGGCGGCACCGGCTTCCTCTACGAGGGCATGCGCCGGCAGATCGAGGACCACCTGGAGCTGGAGACCCCTGTGGCCTCGGTCGACCCCGTGGCCAAGGAGGTGCGCACCGCCGACGGGCGGGTGTGGCCCTACGACGTGCTGCTCTCGACCATGCCCCTCAACCGGCTGGTGGAGAGCACCGAGAGCGTGCCCGACCCGGTGCGGGAGGCGGTGGGCGGCCTGCACTGGAGCGGCAGCCACATCGTGGGCGTCGGCCTCGACCGCCCGGCGGGCTCGACCAAGAACTGGATCTACTTCCCCGAGCCCGACGTGCCCTTCTACCGGGTCACCTACCTCTCGAACTACTCGCCCTACATGACCGCCTCCCCGGACCAGACCCTGCTGCTGACCGAGACGTCGCGGTCGCCCCACAAGCCGGAGGACGCGGCCACCATCGTCGAGCGGGTCGTCGACGGCCTGGTCGCCACCGGGCTGATGGACGACGAGGACCGGGGCCGCATCGTCACCACGTGGCTGTGCTCGCCCGACATGAGCTACCCGGTGCCCTCGGTGACCAGGGACGCCTCGCTGGGCGTGATCCAGCCCTGGCTGCGGTCCCAGGACATCTGGTCCCGGGGCCGCTTCGGGGGCTGGCTCTACGAGATCGGCAACATGGACCACTCGGCCATGCAGGGCGTCGAATGGGTCGACCACGTGCTGCACGGCGAGCCCGAGGCCACCTGGATCCCCCGGGGCGAGGGCGACGCCGGGGAGGGCATCCGATGA
- a CDS encoding putative quinol monooxygenase, which yields MIVVSGTIVLNPEKVDRALELTRALVAETRAEPGNLAYGYYADLDEPGRYHLYEEWESEEALDAHSASAHLAEFFTAVPELEISHLEITRYTVTDARKVM from the coding sequence ATGATCGTCGTGTCGGGCACCATCGTCCTCAACCCGGAGAAGGTCGACCGGGCCCTGGAGCTGACCAGGGCGCTGGTGGCCGAGACGCGGGCCGAGCCCGGCAACCTGGCCTACGGGTACTACGCGGACCTGGACGAGCCGGGCCGCTACCACCTCTACGAGGAGTGGGAGTCCGAGGAGGCGCTGGACGCCCACTCGGCGTCGGCCCACCTGGCCGAGTTCTTCACCGCCGTGCCCGAGCTGGAGATCTCCCACCTGGAGATCACCCGCTACACGGTCACCGATGCTCGCAAGGTGATGTGA
- a CDS encoding family 1 glycosylhydrolase, whose product MTVEIWGGFESTYQPAFDRDVVETTQHDRRWRADLDLLEGCGVHTLRYPLRWHRIEPEPGRFDWAHTDAVLGHMRDRGLRPIVDLLHHTSHPRWVGDLAAPGFGPAFVRFVEAVAERYPWLPAYTVCNEPFTTVLLCGQEGLWPPHLRGDEGFVAVASSLLPAVTAASRSLRDALPAARHVHVEAAERHTWDRGGEAAAELCNDRRFLLTDLLVGLPVDRDRPFARHLAAHGGAHLLDVEPGSVDVLGLDYYAHNQWHWTGRGGTNVAPAPPPLSDLFVEYWDRYRLPTALGETNLCGAASDRASWLRYAVEQCEVAVGAGVPVEGLCWFPVVDSADWASHLTRSVGHIDPVGVFWLDERWDRRPSSMSAAYALAAGGAPSSALPAYRFRPPASEWLAGWMPHMAHWPWQDPPADEVCSSRLGPGVRVGLGS is encoded by the coding sequence GTGACGGTCGAGATCTGGGGCGGCTTCGAGTCGACCTATCAGCCCGCCTTCGACCGCGACGTGGTCGAGACCACCCAGCACGACCGGCGCTGGCGCGCCGATCTCGACCTGCTGGAGGGCTGCGGCGTCCACACCCTCCGCTACCCCCTGCGGTGGCATCGCATCGAGCCCGAGCCCGGCCGCTTCGACTGGGCCCACACCGACGCCGTGCTGGGCCACATGCGCGACCGCGGCCTGCGCCCCATCGTGGACCTGCTGCACCACACCAGCCACCCCCGCTGGGTGGGCGACCTGGCCGCCCCGGGCTTCGGCCCTGCCTTCGTGCGCTTCGTGGAGGCGGTGGCCGAGCGCTACCCGTGGCTCCCGGCCTACACCGTGTGCAACGAGCCCTTCACCACCGTCCTGCTGTGCGGCCAGGAAGGCCTGTGGCCCCCGCACCTGCGGGGCGACGAGGGCTTCGTGGCCGTGGCCTCGTCGCTGCTGCCCGCCGTCACCGCCGCCAGCCGGAGCCTGCGCGACGCGCTGCCGGCGGCCCGCCACGTCCACGTGGAGGCGGCCGAGCGCCACACCTGGGACCGGGGCGGCGAGGCCGCGGCCGAGCTGTGCAACGACCGGCGCTTCCTGCTGACCGACCTGCTCGTCGGCCTCCCCGTCGATCGCGACCGCCCCTTCGCCCGCCACCTGGCCGCCCACGGCGGGGCCCACCTCCTCGACGTGGAGCCCGGCTCGGTCGACGTCCTGGGCCTCGACTACTACGCCCACAACCAGTGGCACTGGACGGGCCGGGGCGGGACCAACGTGGCTCCCGCCCCCCCGCCCCTCTCGGACCTGTTCGTCGAGTACTGGGACCGCTACCGGCTGCCCACCGCCCTGGGCGAGACCAACCTGTGCGGGGCGGCGTCGGATCGGGCCAGCTGGCTCCGCTACGCGGTGGAGCAGTGCGAGGTGGCCGTGGGCGCCGGGGTCCCGGTCGAGGGGCTGTGCTGGTTCCCGGTCGTCGACTCGGCCGACTGGGCCTCGCATCTGACCCGCTCGGTGGGCCACATCGACCCGGTGGGGGTCTTCTGGCTGGACGAGCGGTGGGACCGTCGCCCCTCGTCCATGAGCGCGGCCTACGCGCTGGCCGCCGGGGGGGCGCCGTCCTCGGCCCTGCCGGCCTACCGCTTCCGGCCCCCGGCATCGGAGTGGCTGGCCGGCTGGATGCCCCACATGGCCCACTGGCCGTGGCAGGACCCCCCGGCCGACGAGGTGTGCTCCAGCCGCCTGGGGCCCGGAGTGCGGGTCGGGCTGGGCTCCTGA
- a CDS encoding cytochrome P450: MAGPVGVRANGRLARRLLVDPIPVLDECAAAYGPTFALRLGPARLVVVGDPDDLSTVFAQPSVSYRWGHLANVLGFIVGPTSMIVSDGEDHRRRRAASQPGLARRRLDRWIPMIVGQVDRAIDQHLAPALDAGRVVDVHPLGTDLVLAVTVRAFFGNGLEHRTAEIGALFDELQSYLERPGLQQLPHRLPFTARARARAARAAFNGIVDREVARRRAAVGAGPDGDDLLDVFVDEAASGLTAEEVHDQVTTLIGAGYNTTAATLAWAVHRSLATPGVWDRLRAEAHEVLGPVGDGPTLGAEAHRDLSYAAAVAQETLRLHPPGALSPRQAVIDVPVGDRVIPRRAMVAWSPHLAGRHPGAWDEPLAFRPERHLDPTPEQAARMEAAWVPFGRGPRRCIGFALAQMELALVLARLAQRVDMELVDPAPPRPHGMVVNRPAGGVRVRRPLALTGDVIPSIDGLRRRTPG, translated from the coding sequence TTGGCCGGGCCGGTGGGGGTGCGGGCCAACGGGCGGCTGGCCCGCCGGCTGCTGGTGGACCCCATCCCGGTGTTGGACGAGTGCGCCGCCGCCTACGGGCCCACCTTCGCCCTGCGGCTGGGGCCGGCCCGGCTGGTGGTGGTGGGGGATCCCGACGACCTGAGCACGGTGTTCGCCCAACCCAGCGTCTCCTACCGGTGGGGCCACCTGGCCAACGTGCTGGGCTTCATCGTCGGCCCGACCTCGATGATCGTGTCCGACGGCGAGGACCACCGCCGGCGCCGGGCGGCCAGCCAGCCGGGCCTGGCCCGCCGGCGCCTCGATCGCTGGATCCCCATGATCGTGGGCCAGGTCGACCGGGCCATCGACCAGCACCTGGCCCCGGCCCTGGACGCCGGCCGAGTGGTCGACGTCCACCCCCTGGGCACCGACCTGGTGCTGGCCGTCACGGTCAGGGCCTTCTTCGGGAACGGTCTGGAGCACCGCACGGCCGAGATCGGCGCCCTGTTCGACGAGCTCCAGTCCTACCTGGAGCGGCCCGGCCTGCAGCAGCTCCCGCATCGTCTCCCGTTCACGGCCCGGGCCCGGGCCCGAGCAGCCCGAGCAGCCTTCAACGGGATCGTCGACCGGGAGGTGGCCCGGCGGCGGGCCGCCGTCGGCGCCGGCCCCGACGGCGACGACCTGCTCGACGTGTTCGTGGACGAAGCGGCGTCGGGCCTCACCGCGGAGGAGGTCCACGACCAGGTCACCACGCTCATCGGCGCCGGCTACAACACCACGGCCGCCACCCTGGCCTGGGCCGTGCACCGGTCCCTGGCCACCCCCGGGGTGTGGGACCGCCTCCGGGCCGAGGCCCACGAGGTGCTGGGGCCGGTCGGGGACGGCCCGACGCTCGGCGCCGAGGCCCACCGGGACCTGTCCTACGCGGCCGCCGTGGCCCAGGAGACGCTCCGCCTCCACCCGCCGGGGGCCCTCTCTCCCCGCCAGGCCGTGATCGACGTGCCCGTCGGCGACCGGGTCATCCCCCGCCGGGCCATGGTGGCCTGGTCGCCGCACCTGGCCGGCCGCCACCCCGGAGCCTGGGACGAGCCCCTGGCCTTCCGGCCCGAGCGCCACCTCGACCCCACCCCGGAGCAGGCGGCCCGGATGGAGGCGGCCTGGGTGCCCTTCGGCCGTGGCCCGCGGCGCTGCATCGGCTTCGCCCTGGCCCAGATGGAGCTGGCCCTGGTCCTGGCCCGGCTGGCCCAGCGGGTCGACATGGAGCTGGTCGACCCGGCGCCACCCCGGCCCCACGGCATGGTGGTCAACCGGCCGGCCGGCGGGGTCCGGGTCCGCCGGCCTCTGGCATTGACCGGCGATGTCATCCCCTCGATCGACGGCCTCCGGCGTCGCACGCCCGGCTGA
- a CDS encoding aldo/keto reductase has product MTTPSSPIAQVPLGSTGLDVTRLGLGAWAIGGGEWQGGWGPQDDAESIAAIHHAVDRGVTWIDTAPAYGLGRAEEVVGRAVAELPPEDRPAVFTKCGLVWEPGGTTVANVLAPDSIRRECEDSLRRLRVERLDLLQVHWPGEDGTPLEASWATMAALVEEGKVGAVGVSNFEVDLLERCEAIRHVDTVQPQLNVLERQAAAEVLPWCEAHGTGVIVYSPMRSGLLSGRFTEERALSLPEDDWRATHPDFQPPGLARNLDLVERLRPLAERLGASVPELAIAWTLAWPAVTAAIVGARSAAQVDGWIGAAAVSLGPDELAEIEAALVATGAGDGPLRPEPAAAGTAG; this is encoded by the coding sequence ATGACGACCCCCTCCTCCCCCATCGCCCAGGTCCCCCTCGGCTCCACCGGCCTGGACGTCACCCGGCTGGGGCTGGGGGCCTGGGCCATCGGCGGTGGCGAGTGGCAGGGCGGCTGGGGCCCCCAGGACGACGCCGAGTCCATCGCCGCCATCCACCACGCCGTCGACCGGGGCGTCACCTGGATCGACACCGCCCCGGCCTACGGGTTGGGCCGGGCCGAGGAGGTCGTGGGCCGGGCGGTGGCCGAGCTCCCCCCCGAGGACCGTCCCGCCGTGTTCACCAAGTGCGGGCTGGTGTGGGAGCCGGGCGGCACCACCGTGGCCAACGTGCTGGCCCCCGACTCCATCCGGCGGGAGTGCGAGGACTCGCTGCGCCGCCTGCGGGTCGAGCGCCTCGACCTGCTCCAGGTCCACTGGCCGGGCGAGGACGGCACGCCCCTGGAGGCCTCGTGGGCGACCATGGCCGCCCTGGTCGAGGAGGGCAAGGTCGGGGCCGTCGGGGTCAGCAACTTCGAGGTCGACCTGCTGGAGCGGTGCGAGGCCATCCGCCACGTCGACACCGTGCAGCCCCAGCTCAACGTCCTGGAGCGCCAGGCCGCGGCCGAGGTCCTGCCCTGGTGCGAGGCCCACGGCACCGGCGTCATCGTCTACAGCCCGATGCGCTCGGGCCTCCTCAGCGGGCGCTTCACCGAGGAGCGGGCCCTCTCCCTGCCGGAGGACGACTGGCGGGCCACCCATCCCGACTTCCAGCCCCCGGGCCTGGCCCGCAACCTGGACCTGGTCGAGCGCCTGCGACCGCTGGCCGAGCGGTTGGGAGCCTCGGTGCCGGAGCTGGCCATCGCCTGGACCCTGGCCTGGCCGGCGGTCACCGCCGCCATCGTGGGGGCCCGCTCGGCGGCCCAGGTCGACGGGTGGATCGGCGCCGCGGCCGTGTCCCTGGGCCCCGACGAGCTGGCCGAGATCGAAGCGGCGCTGGTGGCCACCGGGGCCGGGGACGGGCCCCTGCGCCCCGAGCCGGCGGCGGCCGGCACGGCCGGCTGA